A region from the Leptospirillum ferriphilum ML-04 genome encodes:
- a CDS encoding mechanosensitive ion channel family protein, protein MFNSAEFHPVSFSLDSSRHHETILFTLGKTPVTFAGLLDFVLIIIAGLVVKGVVRRAFEKKAANQRNPQGEHLMKMFSTFSGYLILLLTAMIALENLGIQVTSLEGVLGVVGLGFGIGLQGVAANIIALFVILMEKSIQVGDLIELDGVLGTVKEIRPRSTTIMSRDNVAIIIPNSHFIANKVINWSHLDKKIRLHLNVGIGMDVSLLDRARTIMLDVALAHPEVLSDPSPVVWFKDFGESSFDMELVFWVRDGILRHTVISDLNFALAERFHKEGIELPYPYRTVLLKSVPDSLAGSPVFPESPRGRSVKAE, encoded by the coding sequence GTGTTCAATTCTGCTGAGTTTCATCCTGTTTCTTTTTCTCTGGACTCTTCCCGTCATCACGAAACAATTCTTTTTACATTGGGAAAGACTCCGGTCACGTTTGCAGGGCTTCTCGATTTTGTCCTGATCATTATCGCCGGCCTGGTCGTGAAAGGGGTTGTCCGACGGGCTTTTGAAAAAAAAGCGGCCAACCAGAGAAATCCCCAGGGAGAACATCTGATGAAGATGTTCTCTACCTTCTCCGGTTATCTGATTCTCCTTCTGACAGCCATGATTGCGCTGGAAAATCTGGGGATTCAGGTGACCTCTCTGGAAGGTGTTCTGGGAGTTGTCGGTCTCGGGTTCGGTATCGGACTTCAGGGTGTCGCCGCAAACATCATCGCGCTGTTTGTTATTCTGATGGAGAAATCTATCCAGGTCGGAGACCTGATCGAGCTCGACGGAGTCCTCGGAACGGTCAAGGAGATACGGCCGCGTTCGACGACGATCATGAGCCGGGACAATGTGGCCATTATTATCCCGAACAGTCATTTCATCGCAAACAAGGTGATTAACTGGAGCCATCTCGACAAGAAAATCCGGTTGCATCTGAATGTGGGGATCGGGATGGATGTGAGCCTTCTTGACCGGGCGCGAACGATTATGCTGGATGTCGCCCTCGCACATCCGGAGGTGTTGTCGGATCCCTCTCCCGTCGTCTGGTTCAAGGACTTCGGAGAATCCTCGTTCGATATGGAACTCGTGTTTTGGGTGAGGGACGGCATTCTCCGGCACACGGTCATCAGTGACCTCAATTTTGCTTTGGCCGAACGATTTCACAAAGAAGGCATTGAGCTTCCTTATCCCTACAGGACAGTTCTTCTGAAATCCGTACCGGACTCCCTAGCGGGATCTCCCGTTTTTCCGGAAAGTCCGCGGGGACGTTCCGTGAAAGCCGAGTGA
- a CDS encoding peptide chain release factor 3 translates to MDTPDGDGGQSTVFRSLDEEIRRRRTFAIISHPDAGKTTLTEKLLLYGGAIHMAGSIKSRKATRYATSDWMEIERQRGISVTSSALQFEFDGFSINLLDTPGHKDFSEDTYRTLEAADSVIMLLDGAKGIEPQTLKLFEVARLRNLPIVTFINKVDRESLPPLTLLSEIEKNLSIRALPRNWPIGMGRTFRGVFDLVERKAHLYVAQDHGSARSEEEVTDISDSRFSSILSGIGIEDEFWEEVDLLDSDLGLWDQEAFRKGHITPVFFGSALNNFGVELFLKAFLRLSPSPGAHMSDTGPINPETPQFSGFIFKIQANMDPQHRDRFAFLRVCSGQFRKGMTAKNVNTGQEVRLSKTLQFMGQRREAVDVAYPGDIIGLHDPGIFHIGDTLTEKGDFVYEGIPHFSPEFFVRVQIEDPLKRKHLRKGLLQIAEEGAIQMFTLDPDGERDVLVGAVGQLQFEVLKFRLEHEYKVRAKLEPMNYDRVRWITGPLDLISNLSSTLDTLLVFDREKSPVALFRNEWALRYVVEKYPSLGFHGTSPRTFRKNGRSR, encoded by the coding sequence ATGGATACTCCTGATGGAGACGGCGGTCAATCGACTGTATTCCGGAGTCTGGACGAGGAAATCCGGCGGAGAAGGACGTTTGCCATCATCTCCCACCCGGATGCCGGAAAAACGACCCTGACAGAAAAACTCCTCCTCTATGGAGGAGCGATCCATATGGCAGGGTCCATTAAAAGCCGGAAAGCAACACGCTATGCCACGAGTGACTGGATGGAAATCGAGCGCCAGCGTGGAATCAGCGTCACCTCCAGCGCCCTGCAGTTCGAATTCGACGGATTTTCGATCAACCTTCTGGATACCCCCGGACATAAGGATTTCAGCGAAGACACCTACCGGACTCTCGAGGCGGCCGATTCCGTCATTATGCTCCTCGACGGGGCCAAAGGAATCGAACCCCAGACCCTGAAGCTTTTTGAAGTTGCCCGGCTCAGGAACCTTCCGATCGTCACCTTCATCAACAAGGTTGACCGGGAATCTCTCCCTCCCCTGACACTCCTGTCCGAAATCGAAAAAAATCTGTCCATCCGCGCGTTGCCCCGAAACTGGCCCATCGGGATGGGGAGGACCTTCCGCGGAGTTTTCGATCTTGTCGAACGGAAGGCCCATCTCTATGTGGCTCAGGACCACGGAAGCGCACGGTCAGAAGAGGAGGTCACAGACATTTCGGACTCCCGTTTCTCTTCCATCCTGTCCGGTATCGGAATCGAAGACGAGTTCTGGGAGGAGGTCGATTTGCTCGACTCCGATCTCGGGCTCTGGGACCAGGAGGCCTTCCGAAAAGGGCACATTACGCCGGTTTTCTTCGGCAGCGCCCTGAACAACTTTGGTGTGGAGCTGTTTCTCAAGGCTTTTCTGAGACTTTCTCCTTCACCCGGTGCACACATGAGCGATACAGGTCCAATCAATCCGGAAACCCCCCAGTTTTCCGGATTTATCTTCAAGATCCAGGCCAACATGGATCCCCAGCATCGGGACCGATTTGCGTTCCTCCGGGTATGCTCCGGCCAGTTCCGGAAAGGGATGACCGCAAAAAATGTCAACACGGGACAGGAGGTTCGCCTGTCGAAAACCCTCCAGTTCATGGGACAAAGGCGGGAAGCTGTCGACGTCGCCTATCCCGGAGATATCATCGGTCTCCATGACCCCGGAATCTTCCACATTGGAGATACACTGACGGAAAAAGGAGATTTTGTTTATGAGGGAATCCCTCATTTTTCCCCGGAATTTTTCGTGCGGGTGCAAATTGAGGATCCCTTAAAAAGGAAACACCTCCGAAAAGGCTTGCTTCAGATCGCCGAAGAAGGCGCCATCCAGATGTTTACGCTTGATCCGGATGGAGAGAGGGATGTTCTGGTCGGTGCTGTCGGACAACTGCAGTTCGAAGTTCTGAAGTTCCGCCTGGAGCACGAATACAAGGTCAGGGCCAAACTGGAACCCATGAACTATGACAGGGTTCGCTGGATTACCGGTCCTTTGGACCTGATTTCGAATCTCTCGAGCACGCTCGATACGCTTCTGGTCTTCGACAGGGAAAAAAGCCCTGTCGCTCTTTTTCGAAACGAATGGGCCCTGCGCTATGTCGTCGAAAAATATCCCTCACTCGGCTTTCACGGAACGTCCCCGCGGACTTTCCGGAAAAACGGGAGATCCCGCTAG
- the recR gene encoding recombination mediator RecR, with protein sequence MGSHASRDFSNKSPYPLPFHHLIESLRTLPGIGIKTATRLAFHLLKAPEAEALQLSREISGLREALVLCPQCQNIMDRDSRLSCCTICSDPARDPGTVMVVEDIQTLYSIERTGEFRGRYHVLLGRLSPLEGIGPEALRVRELLDRTGTGEIHEMILATSPTVEGESTALYLARLFKPLGVKVSRIAFGIPVGLELEFVDDITLIRSVEARRPM encoded by the coding sequence ATGGGATCGCATGCAAGCAGGGACTTTTCAAACAAATCTCCCTACCCGCTTCCTTTTCATCACCTGATCGAATCTCTCAGGACGCTGCCGGGCATCGGAATCAAGACAGCCACCCGGCTCGCCTTTCATCTTCTCAAGGCACCGGAGGCGGAGGCGTTGCAGCTTTCCCGGGAAATCTCCGGACTTCGTGAAGCGCTGGTTCTCTGCCCCCAATGCCAGAACATCATGGACCGCGATTCCCGGCTCTCGTGTTGTACAATATGTTCGGATCCCGCGCGCGACCCGGGAACGGTTATGGTTGTTGAAGATATCCAGACCCTTTACTCCATTGAGCGGACCGGAGAATTCCGGGGGCGTTATCATGTTCTTCTTGGCCGGCTCTCTCCTCTTGAGGGGATCGGACCGGAAGCGCTCAGGGTCCGGGAACTTCTGGACCGGACTGGAACCGGAGAAATTCATGAAATGATTCTCGCAACATCCCCGACCGTGGAAGGAGAATCGACAGCCCTCTACCTGGCTCGCCTCTTCAAGCCTCTCGGCGTGAAAGTGAGCCGGATCGCTTTTGGCATCCCGGTTGGTCTCGAACTGGAGTTTGTCGACGATATCACCCTGATACGGTCTGTCGAAGCAAGACGCCCGATGTGA
- a CDS encoding YbaB/EbfC family nucleoid-associated protein, with the protein MMPDFMKKAQELQEKMAKIQEDAGSRTVEGSAGGKMVTVTVNGRMEVVSLRIEPAILKNEDPAFIEDLIVAALNDGLKKARDMMAQSLLEASGLPPGLGGFPGL; encoded by the coding sequence ATGATGCCGGATTTCATGAAGAAAGCGCAGGAACTGCAGGAAAAAATGGCGAAAATCCAGGAGGATGCCGGCTCCCGGACAGTCGAGGGATCTGCGGGAGGAAAAATGGTGACGGTGACGGTCAATGGCCGCATGGAAGTCGTCTCCTTGCGCATTGAGCCAGCCATCCTCAAGAATGAAGACCCTGCCTTCATCGAAGATCTCATTGTTGCCGCCCTGAATGACGGTCTGAAAAAAGCCCGTGACATGATGGCCCAGTCCCTGCTGGAGGCATCCGGACTTCCCCCGGGGCTGGGCGGGTTTCCCGGACTCTGA
- the dnaX gene encoding DNA polymerase III subunit gamma/tau: MSTILSLARKWRPQLFSDLVGQEFVVRALTGTLGSGKLPQALLFSGDRGVGKTTVARILAKAINCEKGPTVDPCQECDSCLEITRGTSPDVLEIDGASHTGVEDIRSLREGIRYLPFRSRSRVYIIDEVHMLSQAAFNALLKTLEEPPPHVVFIFATTEDHKIPDTILSRCQHFRFRSLGVPEITAKLENIVRQESLSFPRAILNLIARASGGSLRDALSLLDQIRFLGDTPRSVEETALFLGMAGGLPEKKLLDSLLEGNLKNALENGDRMLAMGIDPRATLRSLASKVRDLLMSSLLECPLTDPRFAWDESEVPETPLPGAFFLEQMLSLLLEGEMGIRKSPQPSITFLLFLCRIVHIQNILPLPEILDRLSKTGSSLPPGSSSRPASRPTVPNTVTTMQTDNPSTGNDPRIPSDWHQILEKCRDAGPTVLELLEHCPVKKLSAGHFLLKAPNAFMEKRIQEILPVFQEVVKKNVGIPFELVVSTDSADKSPEPDSSEALARNHPMVREAASLFGGEVIVTRKSGFSETSPGTEEKKE, from the coding sequence ATGTCAACCATCCTGTCTTTGGCCAGAAAATGGCGTCCCCAACTTTTTTCCGATCTTGTCGGTCAGGAGTTTGTTGTTCGGGCTCTCACCGGAACCCTTGGCTCCGGAAAGCTTCCACAGGCCCTTCTTTTTTCCGGAGACAGGGGCGTTGGAAAAACAACCGTCGCTCGTATCCTCGCAAAAGCCATCAACTGCGAAAAGGGTCCCACGGTCGATCCTTGTCAGGAATGCGATTCCTGTCTTGAAATAACCCGCGGTACTTCTCCGGACGTGCTGGAAATCGACGGTGCGTCCCATACCGGCGTCGAGGACATCCGGAGTCTGCGGGAAGGAATACGGTACCTTCCCTTCAGGAGCCGGTCGCGTGTCTACATTATCGATGAAGTCCATATGCTGTCTCAGGCCGCCTTCAATGCCCTCCTGAAAACCCTGGAAGAACCTCCACCCCATGTCGTCTTTATTTTTGCCACGACCGAGGACCATAAAATTCCGGACACCATCCTTTCCCGTTGCCAGCACTTTCGTTTCCGGTCACTCGGCGTTCCCGAGATTACTGCCAAGCTGGAAAATATCGTGCGACAGGAATCTCTCTCTTTTCCCCGGGCGATCCTGAACCTCATCGCGAGGGCGTCTGGAGGCAGCCTCCGCGACGCGTTGAGCCTTTTGGATCAAATTCGTTTTCTCGGAGACACCCCAAGATCCGTTGAGGAAACAGCTCTCTTTCTGGGAATGGCCGGAGGGCTTCCGGAAAAAAAGCTGCTCGACTCCCTTCTGGAAGGAAACCTGAAAAATGCACTGGAAAACGGTGATCGCATGTTGGCAATGGGAATTGATCCCAGGGCAACACTTCGGTCCCTTGCCTCCAAAGTCCGGGACCTTCTGATGTCCTCTCTTCTGGAATGCCCCCTGACAGATCCCCGCTTTGCCTGGGATGAAAGTGAAGTTCCCGAAACGCCCCTTCCCGGAGCGTTCTTTCTGGAACAAATGCTCTCCCTTCTTCTCGAAGGCGAGATGGGGATCCGGAAATCTCCTCAACCTTCAATCACGTTTCTCCTCTTCCTTTGCCGGATTGTGCATATTCAAAACATCCTTCCCCTTCCCGAAATCCTTGACCGGCTTTCGAAAACGGGCTCCTCCTTGCCTCCAGGGTCTTCCTCCCGGCCTGCTTCGCGTCCGACCGTTCCAAACACTGTCACAACAATGCAGACGGACAATCCCTCGACCGGCAACGACCCCCGCATACCTTCAGACTGGCATCAAATACTGGAAAAATGTCGTGATGCCGGACCGACTGTCCTGGAACTGCTGGAACATTGCCCTGTTAAAAAGCTGTCCGCCGGACACTTCCTTCTGAAGGCACCGAATGCTTTTATGGAAAAAAGGATTCAGGAAATCCTTCCTGTCTTTCAGGAAGTGGTCAAAAAGAACGTTGGCATCCCCTTCGAACTCGTGGTGTCGACGGATTCCGCCGACAAAAGCCCGGAGCCAGATTCCTCCGAGGCTCTCGCCCGCAATCATCCTATGGTGCGCGAGGCGGCCTCCCTTTTTGGTGGGGAGGTCATTGTCACCCGAAAAAGCGGATTTTCAGAAACGTCCCCCGGAACAGAGGAGAAAAAAGAATGA
- a CDS encoding DsrE family protein, giving the protein MACTTFSCGRAEHEPKKLVPRVLFMKTGILLSTHPEKGDARLVRSLVEEALKREDKVYLYLLDDATLYLRESWPNDLVDRGVHVYSCAYGAQNRKIYDSGKTTFCGLVVLTQLMEGCDRFVSFN; this is encoded by the coding sequence ATGGCCTGTACAACGTTCTCCTGCGGAAGAGCGGAGCATGAACCCAAAAAACTTGTTCCCCGGGTTCTCTTCATGAAAACAGGGATTCTTCTTTCCACTCACCCGGAAAAAGGAGACGCGAGACTGGTGAGGTCTCTGGTGGAGGAGGCCCTGAAGCGAGAGGACAAGGTCTATCTGTATCTCCTGGACGATGCAACCCTTTACCTCCGGGAATCCTGGCCCAACGATCTGGTCGACCGCGGAGTTCACGTCTACAGTTGTGCATATGGAGCCCAGAATCGGAAAATCTATGACTCTGGCAAAACCACTTTTTGTGGTCTGGTCGTTCTGACGCAATTGATGGAAGGATGCGACCGGTTCGTGTCCTTTAACTAA
- a CDS encoding sulfurtransferase TusA family protein: MSTEESPDQILDLRGVKCPFNFVKTKLKLETMESGQTLQVVLDPGEPVANVPRSARDEGHQILSVSEREDGLYNVLLRKSGA; the protein is encoded by the coding sequence ATGTCCACTGAAGAAAGTCCGGATCAGATCCTCGATCTGAGAGGCGTCAAGTGTCCGTTTAATTTTGTCAAAACCAAGCTGAAACTGGAAACCATGGAATCCGGACAGACTCTTCAGGTTGTTCTTGATCCGGGGGAGCCCGTGGCAAACGTTCCCCGGTCCGCTCGCGATGAAGGTCATCAGATTCTTTCCGTTTCCGAAAGAGAGGATGGCCTGTACAACGTTCTCCTGCGGAAGAGCGGAGCATGA
- a CDS encoding lysophospholipid acyltransferase family protein has product MKQSHRKRTSDAGKQEQKRSFGDLLFLLVIAPVTGLIGFSFILLLRSTIRFQTTGFSHFSKRKASRKNLVVCLWHNQLLFMPFMWSGRWGGAHAIVSRSRDGERIAAILRFFGIGTIRGSSTRGGTSVLRQVLAVTKSQESSFFVTPDGPTGPPFKVKDGAAFLAYSPEVPVYCMSVMYGRCRILGSWDRFLLPMPFSKAYFVCSPPLYLGRSKEYSVRSLEVEKGLHIVNEVAMALSLSRIRPEEADAILEKRFGESIREEFLTVRFSCGTEEQKGRKDS; this is encoded by the coding sequence ATGAAACAATCTCATCGAAAAAGAACCTCCGATGCCGGGAAACAGGAGCAGAAAAGATCATTCGGAGACCTTCTGTTCCTCCTGGTGATTGCTCCAGTTACAGGACTTATCGGTTTTTCTTTCATCCTTCTGTTACGCTCGACGATCCGGTTCCAGACGACCGGTTTTTCCCATTTCTCCAAGAGGAAGGCGTCCCGAAAAAATCTCGTCGTCTGCCTGTGGCACAATCAGCTCCTGTTTATGCCTTTTATGTGGTCGGGGCGATGGGGAGGTGCCCATGCCATCGTGTCCCGCTCCAGAGATGGTGAGAGAATTGCCGCTATCCTCCGATTTTTTGGAATAGGAACAATCCGGGGGTCTTCCACCCGGGGAGGAACCTCTGTCCTGCGGCAGGTCCTGGCGGTGACAAAGTCGCAAGAATCTTCTTTTTTTGTCACTCCGGACGGGCCTACGGGACCTCCATTCAAAGTCAAGGACGGGGCTGCGTTCTTGGCATACAGCCCAGAAGTTCCGGTATACTGCATGTCAGTCATGTATGGGCGATGCCGGATACTGGGAAGCTGGGACCGTTTTCTGCTTCCCATGCCTTTTTCAAAAGCGTACTTTGTTTGCTCTCCTCCCCTTTATCTGGGAAGGAGCAAAGAATATTCCGTTCGATCACTGGAAGTTGAGAAAGGTCTTCATATTGTGAATGAAGTGGCGATGGCGCTCTCTTTGTCCAGAATCCGGCCGGAAGAGGCGGATGCAATTCTGGAGAAGAGGTTCGGAGAGTCTATCCGGGAAGAATTTTTAACCGTCCGGTTTTCGTGCGGGACGGAGGAACAAAAAGGGAGGAAGGATTCGTGA
- a CDS encoding TolC family protein: MVIRDCRTRRNAIGIGRGILAVMFVMMHVLFGESAFALSTNPQGDGGTRTLTVSQAVDMALSRNPDVLSYKKTWLGTKKLEVTALAPADPQIQYLWGGGEQGNGPNGVGLPYESGSNWAIFQSFLFPGKAEVGYKINKDNTHAAYYAYRIQRVTLRNQTELACYQFLLAKKSLDLNLEMQTWFKRALEITRAKLSVGSAQILDVVNAKVQLSQARLDELTYRWQIKVARRQLNMLLNLPLDTPVNVAPVGEPQKMETSLAQLEDTALVNRPDLLSARTTLDLNRHQLSLARLGYMPDYQFEGSEGGESCYGFAGINCYYVGLQINVPLFAPIKQVKQVDSARDMVRSADFQYQWQANQVKLNVDNTYSQVVLGYRQFRINASQLVPQTRLAFELALTGYENQKNDFLYLINAIQSYRQALYNSYQSLINYYESLSNLEAAVGTPLPSDQASDRTSPSR, encoded by the coding sequence ATGGTGATTCGGGATTGCCGGACAAGAAGAAATGCAATCGGAATCGGTCGAGGAATTCTGGCCGTGATGTTTGTGATGATGCATGTTCTGTTTGGGGAATCTGCTTTTGCCCTGTCGACGAACCCGCAAGGCGATGGCGGAACGCGGACGCTGACGGTATCCCAGGCTGTGGATATGGCTCTGTCGAGAAATCCGGATGTTCTTTCCTATAAGAAAACCTGGCTGGGAACGAAAAAACTGGAGGTGACGGCCCTGGCACCGGCAGATCCGCAGATCCAATACCTCTGGGGCGGCGGAGAACAGGGAAACGGTCCAAACGGCGTCGGACTGCCTTATGAGTCCGGGAGCAACTGGGCGATTTTTCAAAGTTTTCTCTTTCCGGGAAAAGCCGAGGTTGGCTACAAAATCAACAAAGACAATACGCATGCGGCCTATTATGCCTATAGGATCCAGCGGGTCACATTAAGAAACCAGACGGAGCTGGCCTGCTATCAGTTCCTGCTCGCGAAAAAAAGTCTGGATTTGAACCTGGAAATGCAGACCTGGTTTAAGCGTGCTCTCGAGATCACCCGGGCGAAACTTTCCGTGGGATCCGCGCAAATTCTGGATGTCGTCAATGCAAAGGTGCAGCTGAGCCAGGCCCGTCTGGACGAGCTGACCTACCGTTGGCAGATCAAGGTTGCCCGGAGACAGTTGAACATGCTTTTGAACCTCCCGCTTGACACCCCTGTGAATGTCGCCCCGGTCGGAGAGCCCCAAAAGATGGAAACGTCCTTGGCCCAACTGGAGGACACGGCTCTCGTCAATCGCCCGGATCTGCTGTCCGCTCGTACGACACTGGATTTGAATCGTCACCAGCTGTCTCTTGCCCGTTTGGGATACATGCCGGACTATCAGTTTGAAGGTTCGGAAGGAGGAGAGTCCTGTTACGGGTTTGCCGGAATTAACTGCTATTATGTGGGACTTCAGATCAATGTTCCTCTTTTTGCCCCCATCAAGCAGGTGAAGCAGGTGGATTCCGCCCGGGACATGGTCCGGTCGGCGGATTTCCAATATCAGTGGCAGGCCAATCAGGTCAAGCTGAATGTGGATAACACTTACTCCCAGGTTGTCCTGGGGTATCGGCAGTTCCGTATCAATGCGTCCCAGCTCGTTCCCCAGACCCGCCTTGCTTTCGAGCTTGCCCTGACAGGATACGAAAACCAGAAGAACGACTTCCTGTATCTGATCAATGCCATACAGTCCTATCGGCAGGCTTTGTACAACAGCTACCAGAGCCTGATCAACTACTACGAATCACTGTCCAACCTGGAAGCTGCGGTGGGAACCCCCTTGCCCTCCGACCAGGCTTCTGACCGGACATCTCCCTCCCGCTAA
- a CDS encoding efflux RND transporter periplasmic adaptor subunit, translating to MRPTILFGIFLFSLLLCLPPALQKARAVAPPAPKIPVPVAKLPDRVQLTPSQMKSGWVTTRTVFPLRLVRTISRTGTLNFDEEKVSVLAARLSGREVKILAFEGQHVFRDDPLALVYSPDFVTAEAEYLNAFKVARTIGSRNEAETYIRAAAKKLLLMGATEKDLDALSRTQKIAPYLTIHAPRDGIILNSQLREGLFMNPGDQLLTIADLSKLWVYMDIYEGDLPLVHIGQTILVKTVAYPGEIFRGHIIYQGGMVDPQTRTFHVRGEIENPDHRLKPGMFASVLIRLTHPEKELALPEASFLKDDNGFHVFVETSPGVFTVRPVVPGPEEEGLMTVRDGLRPGESVVVSGALLLEGLREQTLNRELERQDRSKGQGAS from the coding sequence ATGCGTCCAACAATCCTGTTCGGGATCTTTCTGTTCTCCCTTCTCCTTTGCCTTCCCCCGGCTCTTCAAAAAGCCCGGGCCGTTGCTCCTCCCGCGCCAAAAATTCCTGTGCCCGTTGCAAAACTTCCCGATCGCGTTCAACTGACCCCTTCCCAGATGAAATCCGGGTGGGTCACGACCCGGACGGTGTTCCCTCTCCGGCTGGTGCGGACCATCAGTCGGACGGGGACGCTGAACTTTGACGAGGAGAAGGTCTCTGTTCTGGCGGCACGACTCTCCGGAAGAGAAGTGAAGATCCTGGCGTTCGAAGGGCAGCATGTCTTTCGGGATGATCCGTTGGCCCTTGTCTACAGCCCGGACTTTGTCACGGCGGAGGCCGAATACCTGAACGCCTTCAAGGTGGCAAGAACCATTGGCAGCAGGAACGAAGCGGAAACCTATATCCGGGCGGCGGCCAAGAAGCTTCTTTTGATGGGGGCGACCGAAAAAGATCTGGATGCTCTCTCGCGGACGCAAAAGATTGCTCCTTACCTGACGATTCATGCTCCGAGGGACGGGATCATCCTGAACTCCCAGTTAAGGGAGGGACTGTTCATGAACCCGGGGGACCAGTTGCTGACGATTGCGGACCTCTCAAAACTCTGGGTGTATATGGACATTTACGAGGGAGATCTTCCTCTCGTCCATATTGGGCAAACGATTCTTGTGAAGACGGTCGCCTATCCGGGAGAAATTTTCCGTGGACATATCATTTACCAGGGGGGCATGGTCGATCCGCAAACAAGAACGTTTCACGTCCGCGGGGAAATTGAGAACCCCGACCATCGTCTGAAGCCCGGGATGTTTGCTTCCGTCCTGATCCGTCTGACACATCCGGAAAAAGAACTGGCTTTGCCGGAAGCTTCCTTTCTGAAAGACGACAATGGATTTCATGTCTTTGTCGAAACCTCCCCCGGTGTCTTCACCGTTCGCCCGGTTGTCCCGGGTCCCGAAGAAGAGGGCCTCATGACAGTGCGGGACGGTCTCAGGCCAGGAGAATCCGTCGTTGTTTCGGGGGCCCTTCTTCTGGAAGGGTTGCGCGAACAGACATTGAACCGGGAACTTGAGAGGCAGGACAGAAGCAAAGGACAAGGAGCTTCCTGA